In Candidatus Omnitrophota bacterium, the following proteins share a genomic window:
- the nrdR gene encoding transcriptional regulator NrdR, with product MNCPYCKYSETKVIDSRISQEGLAIRRRRECLKCKRRFTTYEKLEEMPLMVVKKDGRREHFDRSKLLSGIMKAVEKRPIETARIEDMLDRIEMALQRSSDNNEVSSRTIGELVMKHLRSLDQVAYVRFASVYREFKDVGQFMLELKGLLSKEKRKI from the coding sequence ATGAATTGTCCCTATTGTAAATATAGCGAAACCAAAGTAATCGACTCTCGAATATCGCAAGAAGGTTTAGCTATCCGCAGGAGAAGGGAGTGTCTAAAATGTAAAAGAAGGTTTACTACTTATGAGAAATTAGAAGAAATGCCTCTTATGGTGGTTAAAAAAGATGGAAGAAGAGAACATTTTGATAGGAGCAAACTTCTTTCTGGAATAATGAAAGCGGTAGAGAAAAGACCTATAGAAACCGCGAGAATAGAGGATATGTTGGATAGAATAGAAATGGCTTTACAAAGAAGTTCGGATAACAATGAAGTCAGTTCGCGAACAATCGGAGAATTGGTAATGAAGCATTTGCGCTCTCTAGACCAGGTAGCCTATGTCCGTTTTGCTTCGGTTTATCGTGAGTTTAAAGATGTTGGGCAATTTATGCTGGAGTTGAAAGGACTTCTAAGCAAAGAAAAAAGGAAAATATAA
- a CDS encoding cytidine/deoxycytidylate deaminase family protein: MKKEIKRPSWDNYFIEIAKLVASRSTCLRRQVGAVIVKERHILSTGYNGTPKGIKHCDVIGCLREKLKISSGERHELCRGLHAEQNALLQAALYGISLKDATLYCTNQPCIICAKMLINAGIKEIVVLDGYPDSTAKEMFEESKIKIRRIRESNLPFDI; the protein is encoded by the coding sequence ATGAAGAAAGAAATTAAACGTCCTTCTTGGGATAATTATTTTATAGAAATAGCTAAGCTTGTAGCCAGTCGTTCAACATGTTTGCGTAGGCAAGTAGGGGCAGTGATTGTCAAAGAGCGACATATTTTGTCAACGGGTTACAATGGGACTCCCAAAGGGATTAAACATTGCGACGTTATAGGATGTTTGCGGGAGAAACTGAAAATTTCTTCAGGCGAACGTCATGAACTCTGTCGCGGTCTGCATGCGGAGCAAAATGCCTTACTCCAGGCGGCACTCTACGGAATAAGTCTTAAGGATGCAACTTTATATTGCACAAATCAACCCTGTATTATTTGTGCAAAGATGTTGATTAATGCGGGAATAAAAGAAATTGTTGTTTTGGATGGTTACCCTGATTCGACGGCTAAAGAAATGTTCGAAGAGTCAAAGATTAAGATAAGAAGAATAAGAGAATCTAATTTACCTTTTGATATTTAG
- a CDS encoding serine hydroxymethyltransferase, with protein MVKRLKEVDPEIFYFLRKEIKRENENLELIASENFVSYAVLEAQGSVLTNKYAEGYPGRRWYGGCQYVDEVERLAVERAKKIFKAEHVNVQPHSGTQANMAVYFALLKPGDTVLAMDLACGGHLSHGHPHNFSGIFYNIVTYGVNRSTELIDYDQVEILAKRHRPKMILAGASAYSRIIDFKKLREICDKVGAYLFVDMAHFAGLVAAGLHPNPVDYAEVVSTTTHKTLRGARGGMVLCKKEFAKKIDALIFPGIQGGPLLHIIAAKAVTFKEALNHDFKKYQQQVVKNAQVLASELKSKGFRIVSGGTDTHLFLVDLIKSRGVTGKEAAEVLDMANITVNKNLIPFDNLSPPITSGIRLGTPAVTTRGMKEEHMKEIASFIDEVLKSPDNKMAIKEVKDKVRNLLKRFPLYLSR; from the coding sequence ATAGTGAAGAGATTAAAGGAAGTTGACCCTGAGATATTTTATTTTCTTAGGAAAGAGATTAAAAGAGAGAACGAAAATTTAGAACTTATTGCCTCAGAAAATTTTGTTTCTTATGCAGTTTTGGAAGCGCAGGGATCCGTACTTACTAACAAGTATGCAGAAGGATATCCGGGAAGGCGTTGGTATGGAGGTTGTCAATATGTAGATGAGGTAGAACGTTTGGCAGTGGAGAGGGCTAAGAAGATATTTAAAGCGGAGCATGTAAATGTACAGCCACACTCGGGGACGCAAGCAAATATGGCAGTTTATTTTGCTTTGCTTAAACCGGGGGATACCGTTCTTGCTATGGACCTGGCGTGCGGAGGACACCTTTCCCATGGCCATCCCCACAATTTCTCAGGTATTTTTTACAACATTGTTACCTATGGAGTGAATAGGAGTACTGAGTTAATAGATTACGACCAAGTAGAGATATTAGCAAAGAGACATCGACCAAAGATGATACTTGCAGGGGCAAGTGCCTATTCTCGCATCATTGATTTTAAGAAACTGAGAGAAATATGCGATAAGGTAGGAGCTTATCTTTTTGTAGATATGGCACACTTTGCCGGTTTAGTCGCCGCAGGACTGCATCCCAACCCAGTTGATTATGCCGAAGTAGTCTCTACTACTACTCACAAGACTTTGCGTGGTGCAAGAGGAGGAATGGTTCTCTGCAAAAAAGAATTTGCTAAAAAAATTGATGCTTTGATTTTCCCTGGAATTCAAGGAGGGCCTTTATTACATATAATTGCTGCGAAGGCAGTTACTTTTAAAGAAGCCTTAAATCACGATTTTAAAAAATATCAACAGCAAGTAGTTAAGAATGCTCAGGTTCTTGCTTCAGAGTTAAAAAGTAAAGGATTTCGCATCGTTTCTGGAGGGACAGATACGCATCTTTTTTTGGTAGACCTTATTAAGAGTAGAGGAGTTACCGGTAAAGAAGCTGCAGAAGTTTTAGATATGGCAAATATTACTGTGAATAAAAATCTTATTCCTTTTGATAATTTAAGTCCCCCCATAACCAGCGGTATTCGTTTGGGAACTCCTGCTGTGACCACTCGAGGGATGAAAGAAGAGCATATGAAAGAAATAGCCTCTTTTATAGATGAAGTATTAAAATCACCTGACAATAAGATGGCTATTAAAGAGGTTAAAGATAAAGTAAGGAATCTACTTAAAAGATTTCCTTTATATTTATCGCGATGA
- the rpiB gene encoding ribose 5-phosphate isomerase B, with translation MNIALGSDHAGFKLKEALRDFLLENGYRIKDFGTFKEESCDYPDFGYKVAKAVSEHKFERGILICATGIGQSIVANRFPGVRAALCYNLKCAKLSREHNDANIIIFGARFINKEMARKFLEIWLKTGFQKGRHLRRLKKIEKIEKEISKGGK, from the coding sequence ATGAATATTGCTCTTGGTTCAGACCATGCAGGATTTAAATTGAAAGAAGCATTAAGGGATTTTTTATTAGAAAATGGATACAGAATAAAAGATTTTGGTACCTTTAAAGAAGAAAGTTGTGATTACCCTGATTTTGGATACAAAGTAGCAAAGGCAGTATCAGAGCATAAATTTGAGAGAGGAATTTTGATTTGTGCTACTGGCATTGGCCAGAGCATTGTTGCCAATCGCTTCCCCGGAGTAAGAGCTGCTTTGTGTTATAATCTTAAATGCGCTAAATTGAGCAGAGAACACAATGATGCAAATATAATTATTTTTGGAGCACGTTTTATAAATAAGGAAATGGCAAGAAAGTTTTTAGAGATTTGGTTAAAAACTGGGTTTCAAAAGGGGAGGCATCTGCGGAGGTTAAAAAAGATTGAGAAGATTGAAAAAGAAATTAGCAAAGGGGGTAAATAG
- a CDS encoding low molecular weight protein arginine phosphatase, giving the protein MAAELLKNMLKDKAKNFVIKSAGTSALEGMGASTEAQKVMLKEGIDISAHRATRLTKEMIEEADLVLVMEEAHHNIILNLYPEAEKKTYLLKSFMENIPKNSSLEIPDPIGRPPEVYEEVLFIFKESLEGLIKKFKLDK; this is encoded by the coding sequence ATGGCAGCAGAGCTACTAAAAAATATGCTTAAAGATAAAGCAAAAAATTTTGTGATAAAATCTGCAGGAACCTCTGCTTTGGAAGGAATGGGTGCAAGTACGGAGGCGCAAAAGGTTATGTTAAAGGAAGGTATTGATATATCTGCTCACCGTGCCACACGTTTGACCAAAGAGATGATAGAAGAAGCAGATTTGGTTCTGGTTATGGAAGAAGCGCATCATAACATTATTCTGAATCTTTATCCTGAGGCGGAGAAAAAAACCTATCTTCTTAAAAGTTTTATGGAAAACATACCCAAAAATAGTAGTCTGGAAATTCCCGACCCTATCGGGAGACCTCCTGAAGTCTATGAAGAGGTTTTGTTTATTTTTAAGGAGAGTTTAGAAGGTTTAATTAAGAAATTCAAGTTGGATAAATAA
- the purE gene encoding 5-(carboxyamino)imidazole ribonucleotide mutase, which translates to MRNKKIQALVSVVMGSDSDLHVLEEGFSILKDFKIPYEVRIISAHRTPDEAVEFAKHAKDRGVKVIIAAAGGAAHLPGVIASHTELPVIGVPIETDSLKGLDSLLSIVQMPAGVPVATMALGKTGAKNASLLAIKILSLEDRKLDHLIIKYKKQMQRKVKEKDSEVRRNYSFYTEIKK; encoded by the coding sequence ATGAGAAATAAAAAGATACAAGCTTTAGTGAGCGTGGTAATGGGTAGCGATTCTGACCTTCATGTATTAGAAGAAGGATTTAGTATCCTTAAAGATTTTAAAATTCCTTACGAGGTGCGTATTATTTCTGCACATCGCACCCCTGATGAAGCGGTGGAATTTGCCAAGCATGCTAAAGATAGAGGTGTAAAGGTAATTATAGCTGCTGCAGGAGGAGCAGCCCATCTTCCGGGTGTAATCGCTTCTCATACCGAATTACCGGTGATAGGAGTTCCTATTGAGACAGATTCTCTAAAGGGTTTGGACTCTCTTTTATCTATTGTTCAGATGCCTGCAGGTGTTCCTGTGGCTACCATGGCTTTGGGTAAAACAGGAGCCAAGAATGCCAGTCTTCTAGCTATTAAGATTCTGAGTTTGGAAGATAGAAAATTAGACCATCTTATTATAAAATACAAAAAACAGATGCAGAGAAAAGTAAAAGAGAAGGATAGTGAGGTTAGAAGGAATTATAGTTTCTATACCGAGATAAAAAAATGA
- the purD gene encoding phosphoribosylamine--glycine ligase, whose product MKILVIGSGGREHALVWKISQSKLVDKIFCAPGNGGILKHAECIDIKTEDTDGLLELVRKERIDFTIVGPEASLAQGISDEFMKNGFKIFGPGKLAASLESSKIFAKELMHKYSVPTADFKIFDNPDDAKHYIETKNGPWVIKADGLAQGKGVFVVKTEEEAFNAIDLVMVNKIFGKAGERIIVEDFLKGEEASIVVVTDSREFVAFPSSQDHKRVFDNDEGPNTGGMGAYSPAPVVTRELFEVIEKDIITRTIDGLVQEGIIYKGVLYAGIMVTQQGPKVLEFNVRFGDPETQAVLPRLNSDLLELMLATSEGKLAKFKKFGSLNWNKKSCVCVVCASKGYPGDYEKDKVIYGLEEAEKLEDIVIFHAGTKVQISEEKDKKLDMKYMTNGGRVLGVVGLGEGIEEAIRRTYRAVEKIHFEGMHYRKDIGKKALENKKSHHKNCATRINEVA is encoded by the coding sequence ATGAAAATATTAGTTATCGGCTCTGGTGGGAGAGAGCATGCTTTAGTTTGGAAAATTAGTCAATCTAAACTAGTGGATAAGATATTTTGTGCCCCGGGTAATGGTGGAATCCTTAAACATGCAGAGTGTATTGATATAAAAACAGAAGATACAGATGGTTTATTAGAGCTTGTACGCAAAGAACGAATAGACTTTACAATCGTCGGTCCAGAAGCATCTTTAGCGCAAGGAATTTCTGATGAATTTATGAAAAACGGCTTTAAGATTTTTGGGCCGGGAAAATTAGCAGCAAGTTTAGAATCAAGCAAGATTTTTGCTAAAGAACTGATGCACAAATATAGTGTTCCCACTGCTGACTTTAAGATATTCGATAATCCTGATGATGCAAAGCATTATATAGAAACAAAAAATGGACCTTGGGTAATTAAGGCCGATGGACTTGCACAGGGTAAAGGGGTATTTGTTGTTAAGACGGAAGAGGAGGCATTTAATGCTATTGATTTAGTTATGGTAAATAAAATCTTTGGTAAGGCGGGAGAAAGAATTATAGTTGAGGATTTTCTTAAAGGAGAAGAAGCTTCAATAGTGGTCGTTACTGACTCGCGTGAATTCGTTGCTTTTCCATCCAGTCAGGACCACAAGCGTGTATTTGATAATGACGAAGGACCAAATACCGGTGGGATGGGTGCTTATTCTCCCGCTCCAGTAGTTACGAGAGAGTTGTTTGAAGTTATTGAGAAAGATATCATTACGCGGACAATTGATGGTTTAGTGCAAGAGGGTATAATCTATAAAGGTGTTTTGTATGCAGGAATTATGGTTACCCAACAAGGACCTAAAGTTTTAGAATTCAATGTGCGTTTTGGTGATCCTGAGACCCAAGCAGTTTTACCCCGACTAAATTCAGATTTATTGGAGTTGATGTTAGCTACCTCCGAAGGTAAGCTTGCTAAGTTTAAGAAATTTGGTTCTTTGAACTGGAATAAAAAGTCATGCGTCTGTGTGGTATGTGCTTCAAAAGGTTATCCCGGTGATTACGAGAAAGATAAGGTTATTTATGGTTTGGAAGAGGCGGAAAAGTTAGAAGATATAGTTATCTTTCACGCGGGGACAAAGGTTCAGATTTCCGAAGAAAAGGATAAGAAACTAGATATGAAATACATGACTAATGGAGGGAGGGTTTTGGGAGTAGTGGGTTTGGGGGAGGGAATAGAAGAAGCCATTAGGCGTACTTATAGAGCAGTAGAGAAGATTCATTTTGAAGGTATGCATTATCGTAAAGATATAGGAAAAAAAGCTTTAGAAAATAAAAAATCCCACCATAAAAATTGTGCTACAAGAATTAACGAAGTCGCTTAG
- the purM gene encoding phosphoribosylformylglycinamidine cyclo-ligase, with protein sequence MNKLTYKKAGVDIDKANVLLKAVKPFIKKTHTKEVIADIGSFSGLFSVEVLKSYKKPILVSSTDGVGTKLKLAFLVDKHDTVGIDLVAMNVNDILTFGARPLFFLDYLGCSRLEEDKYVQIIKGIAKGCKEAGCALVAGETAEMPGMYKEGEYDLAGFCVGVVERDRIIDGRNIEVGDRVIGLASSGLHSNGFSLVRKVFSLPEQRKLANELLKPTRIYVKQILSILASDYWLFIKGSAHITGGAFYEKIPRIIPEGKSILIRKNSWQIPKIFKVIQEKGNIEEKEMYRTFNMGIGMVLVTERNRELLVIKKLENWGIKSLVIGEVIKGDREVIID encoded by the coding sequence ATGAATAAACTTACATATAAAAAGGCAGGGGTAGATATTGACAAGGCTAATGTCTTACTTAAAGCAGTTAAGCCTTTTATCAAGAAAACCCATACAAAAGAAGTGATTGCTGATATTGGCAGTTTTAGTGGTCTTTTTTCGGTAGAGGTTCTAAAGAGCTATAAAAAACCCATTTTGGTTTCTTCAACTGATGGGGTAGGGACAAAATTGAAGCTTGCGTTTTTGGTAGATAAACATGATACAGTAGGCATAGACCTCGTTGCTATGAATGTTAATGATATTTTAACTTTTGGGGCCAGACCTTTGTTTTTCTTAGATTATCTGGGGTGTTCGAGATTAGAAGAAGATAAATATGTACAGATTATTAAGGGGATAGCAAAAGGTTGCAAGGAGGCAGGTTGTGCTTTAGTTGCGGGAGAAACAGCAGAGATGCCCGGGATGTATAAAGAAGGAGAATATGACTTAGCAGGATTTTGCGTGGGTGTAGTGGAAAGAGATAGGATTATCGATGGGAGAAACATAGAGGTTGGTGATAGAGTAATTGGTTTAGCTTCTTCAGGCCTTCACTCCAATGGTTTTTCTTTAGTACGCAAGGTTTTTAGTTTACCTGAACAAAGAAAATTAGCAAATGAATTGCTAAAACCTACGCGTATCTATGTTAAGCAAATTTTGTCAATACTTGCTAGCGACTACTGGTTATTCATAAAAGGTAGTGCCCATATTACTGGCGGTGCTTTTTATGAGAAAATTCCTCGTATTATTCCCGAAGGCAAATCCATTTTAATCAGAAAAAACTCTTGGCAGATACCTAAGATCTTTAAGGTAATTCAAGAAAAGGGAAACATTGAAGAAAAAGAGATGTATCGCACTTTTAACATGGGTATTGGAATGGTTTTGGTTACAGAAAGAAACAGAGAGTTATTGGTAATTAAGAAATTAGAAAATTGGGGAATAAAATCTTTGGTGATTGGAGAAGTAATTAAGGGGGATAGAGAAGTAATAATAGATTAG
- the purF gene encoding amidophosphoribosyltransferase → MSGELKENCGLFGVFGHKEAGYLTYLGLYALQHRGEESCGIVSSNGKEIFQYKGMGLVADVFTEEIIKSLTGDRAIGHTRYSTTGASLLKNVQPILVNYSQGVIAIAHNGNLVNALSLHHSLEKGGSIFQTSSDSEILIHLMSREKKGNHLERLLKSVKFLEGAYCFLLLTHEALFAVRDSHGFRPLWLGKLKDAYIFASETCAFDLVGAKEIREIEPGEIVVVDKNGLRSFKPFKKISPSFCIFEHIYFARPDSKIFGETVHIVRKRLGRNLAQEHPVSADLVIPVPDSGTSSALGFSQESGIPMEYGIIRNHYIGRSFIQPRQSIRDFNVRVKFNLLRDVLKGKRIVIVDDSIVRGTTSKIRVRNLREAGAKEVHLRISCPPHCFPCFYGIDFPTKKELIGARLKIEEIEKFLQVDSLGYLSLKGMLSCVEAYPKGSYCVACFTGDYPVKFGKRINKYILEKGCGVHE, encoded by the coding sequence GTGAGTGGAGAGTTAAAGGAAAATTGTGGTCTTTTTGGTGTTTTTGGGCATAAAGAGGCAGGTTATTTAACCTATCTTGGCCTTTACGCTTTACAACATCGAGGAGAGGAATCCTGTGGTATAGTCAGTTCCAATGGCAAAGAAATCTTTCAATATAAAGGAATGGGATTAGTAGCGGATGTTTTTACGGAAGAGATTATCAAAAGTCTTACCGGAGATAGAGCCATTGGACACACGCGTTATTCTACTACAGGGGCAAGCCTTCTAAAGAATGTCCAGCCGATTTTGGTTAATTATTCCCAAGGTGTGATTGCAATTGCCCATAATGGTAATTTGGTGAATGCCTTAAGTTTACATCATAGTTTAGAAAAAGGAGGTTCTATTTTTCAAACAAGTTCTGATTCGGAAATCTTGATTCATCTGATGTCAAGGGAAAAGAAAGGGAATCACTTAGAGCGGTTATTAAAATCTGTTAAATTTTTAGAAGGAGCGTACTGCTTTCTTTTGCTTACCCACGAAGCTCTTTTTGCGGTAAGAGATTCCCATGGTTTCAGGCCTCTTTGGTTAGGAAAGTTAAAAGATGCTTATATATTTGCTTCTGAGACATGTGCTTTTGATTTGGTAGGAGCTAAGGAGATAAGAGAAATAGAACCGGGTGAAATAGTTGTAGTAGATAAAAATGGGTTGAGAAGTTTTAAGCCATTCAAGAAAATTTCCCCTTCGTTTTGCATATTTGAACATATCTATTTTGCCCGACCCGATTCAAAAATTTTTGGAGAGACAGTTCATATCGTAAGGAAGCGTCTGGGAAGAAATTTAGCACAAGAACATCCAGTATCGGCAGATTTGGTCATTCCTGTTCCAGACTCAGGCACTTCTTCTGCCTTGGGTTTCAGTCAGGAATCGGGGATTCCTATGGAATATGGAATTATCCGTAATCACTATATTGGAAGGAGTTTTATTCAACCTAGACAATCTATTCGCGACTTTAATGTGAGAGTAAAATTCAATCTCTTAAGAGATGTTTTAAAAGGAAAACGCATTGTAATAGTCGATGATTCCATTGTGAGGGGAACTACTTCTAAGATAAGAGTGAGGAATTTGAGAGAGGCTGGAGCAAAAGAGGTTCATTTGCGTATCAGTTGTCCTCCTCATTGTTTTCCTTGTTTTTACGGAATAGACTTTCCAACAAAGAAGGAGTTGATTGGGGCAAGATTAAAGATTGAAGAAATAGAGAAATTTTTACAGGTTGATTCATTAGGATATTTAAGCTTAAAAGGAATGCTTTCTTGCGTTGAGGCATATCCCAAAGGAAGTTATTGTGTTGCTTGCTTTACAGGAGATTATCCGGTAAAATTTGGGAAAAGAATTAATAAATATATCTTAGAGAAAGGATGCGGTGTTCATGAATAA
- the purL gene encoding phosphoribosylformylglycinamidine synthase subunit PurL, which yields MDERMITTETIEKQGLTIEEYEMIKKRLGREPNFVELGMFSAMWSEHCSYKNSKPVLKLFPTKGKNVIQGPGENAGIVDIGSGLGVVFKIESHNHPSAVEPYAASATGGGGCIRDIFTMGARPIGLLDSLRLGKLENERVKFLFKNIIRGFTEYANIAEIPVMGGEVYFDESFEGNPLVNAMTVGIVKKKNIVKARAIGRDNLVLIVGGATGRDGVEGAAFASAGLDEESTKRSSAVAIGDPRMGRILREACLELINKGLVIGMQDMGAAGLTCSTCETSYKGKTGMEINIDLIPHKEEGMNAYEIMLSESQERMLVIIEKEKLEEVKKIFTKWNVPMAVIGKVNDDGIVRVKEKGRVVAEIPAAALVEAPIYYRNVQRPRYLDEVKRFKISTIKKPADYNQVLFKLMSNPTLASKVWIFKHCDPAVGKDILVAPGSDAGVAAVPGTNKAIAATTDCNSTYCYLDPFRGGKIAVAEAARNLVCCGAKPLAITDGINFGNPKNPEVFWQFKQAVLGISAACRALSIPVVSGNVSFNNENPKGSVDPTPIIGMVGLIRDKKKIITHYFKQAGDIVLLLGKTKEEIGGSEYLKTIYGLKQGKCPEIDLKLEKSLQKTVLEAIEKKLIKSAHDCSEGGLTVAIAESCLGNPLKKMGAKVKLSTQRIRTDALLFGESQSRIILSAEPKNVKKIEQIAKKNKVPFGLIGEVGGDRLIIEGLIDVSLIELYEVWSKAIENYLKE from the coding sequence ATGGATGAACGTATGATTACCACAGAAACAATCGAAAAACAGGGCTTGACGATTGAAGAATATGAAATGATTAAAAAGCGTTTAGGACGCGAACCAAATTTTGTAGAGTTGGGAATGTTTTCGGCAATGTGGAGCGAACATTGTTCTTATAAAAATTCTAAACCGGTGCTAAAACTTTTTCCTACTAAAGGCAAAAATGTTATTCAGGGTCCAGGAGAGAATGCAGGCATTGTAGATATTGGAAGTGGTTTGGGCGTGGTTTTTAAAATTGAATCCCATAACCACCCTTCGGCAGTAGAACCCTATGCTGCTTCTGCTACAGGCGGAGGAGGGTGTATTCGTGATATCTTCACTATGGGAGCTCGACCTATTGGGCTTCTCGATTCTTTACGTTTGGGAAAGTTAGAGAATGAACGGGTTAAATTCCTTTTTAAGAATATCATTAGGGGGTTTACTGAGTATGCCAATATTGCAGAAATTCCGGTTATGGGAGGCGAGGTATATTTTGATGAATCTTTTGAAGGCAATCCCCTCGTGAATGCGATGACTGTCGGCATAGTAAAGAAGAAAAATATTGTAAAGGCAAGGGCTATCGGTAGAGATAATTTAGTCCTTATTGTGGGGGGAGCCACTGGTAGGGATGGCGTGGAAGGTGCTGCGTTTGCTTCTGCAGGATTAGATGAAGAATCGACCAAAAGAAGTTCTGCGGTAGCCATTGGTGATCCGCGTATGGGGCGTATCTTGAGAGAAGCCTGTCTTGAACTGATAAATAAAGGGTTAGTTATAGGTATGCAGGATATGGGTGCAGCGGGGCTTACCTGTTCTACATGTGAAACCTCTTATAAGGGAAAAACGGGAATGGAAATTAATATTGATTTGATTCCTCATAAAGAAGAGGGAATGAATGCTTATGAGATAATGCTCTCCGAATCTCAAGAGAGAATGTTGGTTATTATTGAAAAAGAAAAATTGGAAGAGGTAAAGAAAATTTTCACAAAATGGAATGTGCCCATGGCTGTCATTGGTAAGGTTAACGATGATGGGATAGTGCGGGTTAAAGAAAAGGGCAGAGTAGTAGCAGAAATTCCTGCTGCTGCTTTGGTAGAAGCACCCATATACTATCGAAATGTGCAGAGGCCAAGATATTTAGATGAGGTGAAAAGATTTAAAATATCTACTATCAAAAAACCAGCTGATTATAACCAGGTTTTGTTTAAGCTAATGAGCAATCCTACTCTTGCCAGCAAGGTTTGGATTTTTAAACATTGTGATCCCGCGGTGGGTAAGGATATTTTAGTGGCACCTGGTTCCGATGCCGGAGTAGCGGCTGTTCCGGGAACTAACAAAGCCATCGCGGCTACTACAGATTGCAATTCCACATACTGTTATTTGGATCCTTTTAGAGGTGGAAAGATTGCTGTAGCCGAAGCAGCCCGGAATTTGGTTTGCTGTGGAGCAAAACCTTTAGCTATTACCGATGGTATTAACTTTGGCAACCCTAAAAACCCAGAAGTCTTCTGGCAGTTTAAGCAGGCAGTATTAGGCATATCCGCTGCTTGCCGTGCCTTAAGTATACCCGTGGTTAGTGGGAATGTCAGTTTTAATAACGAGAATCCCAAAGGTTCAGTTGACCCTACACCTATTATAGGAATGGTGGGATTAATTAGAGATAAGAAAAAAATAATCACACATTATTTTAAACAAGCAGGAGATATAGTTTTGCTTTTGGGTAAAACCAAAGAAGAAATAGGAGGAAGTGAATATTTAAAAACTATCTATGGATTAAAACAGGGAAAGTGTCCAGAGATTGATTTAAAATTGGAAAAAAGTTTACAGAAAACTGTATTAGAAGCAATAGAGAAAAAATTGATTAAATCTGCCCATGATTGTTCAGAAGGAGGACTAACGGTGGCCATTGCAGAAAGTTGTTTGGGTAATCCGCTTAAAAAAATGGGAGCCAAAGTTAAGCTTTCTACTCAGCGTATAAGAACAGACGCTCTTTTATTTGGTGAGAGTCAATCACGTATTATCTTAAGTGCTGAGCCAAAAAATGTTAAGAAAATAGAACAGATTGCTAAAAAGAATAAAGTTCCTTTTGGTTTAATTGGCGAAGTGGGAGGAGATAGATTGATTATAGAAGGATTAATTGATGTATCTCTTATTGAGCTTTATGAAGTTTGGAGTAAAGCGATAGAGAATTATTTGAAAGAATAA